The following proteins come from a genomic window of Frankia casuarinae:
- a CDS encoding type II toxin-antitoxin system VapC family toxin, whose protein sequence is MNCLLDTSTVVALLRNKPVGVRERYREAEASEDYLALSSVVLFELWYGVAKSAQVPENTERLRILLSGDLDLLDFDDEDARAAGEVRAVLEKAGTPIGAYDLLIAGQALRRGLTVVTANTSEFSRVTGLSWEDWTS, encoded by the coding sequence GTGAACTGCCTCCTGGACACCAGCACTGTGGTCGCACTGCTGCGGAACAAGCCCGTCGGCGTGCGGGAACGGTACCGGGAGGCCGAAGCGTCAGAGGATTATCTCGCGCTCTCGTCGGTCGTCTTGTTCGAGCTGTGGTACGGCGTGGCGAAGAGCGCTCAGGTGCCGGAGAACACCGAGCGCCTGCGGATACTGCTCTCCGGTGACCTGGACCTGCTTGACTTCGATGACGAGGATGCCCGTGCTGCCGGCGAGGTGCGCGCCGTCCTGGAGAAGGCCGGGACGCCGATTGGCGCCTACGATCTGTTGATCGCCGGGCAGGCACTGCGGCGCGGGCTGACAGTCGTTACGGCGAACACCTCGGAGTTCAGCCGGGTCACCGGCCTGAGCTGGGAGGACTGGACGAGCTAG
- a CDS encoding antitoxin: MHGRSQAVRLPKEFRLPGDRVRVRHMGDGVLLEPIASDVDAWFAELDRFVDVPLFEDGRNQPPTPAGEDFFG; the protein is encoded by the coding sequence ATGCACGGCAGAAGCCAGGCAGTGCGGCTCCCGAAGGAGTTCCGGCTGCCCGGTGACCGGGTGCGCGTCCGGCACATGGGAGACGGCGTGCTGCTAGAGCCGATCGCGTCCGATGTCGACGCCTGGTTCGCCGAGCTGGACCGTTTCGTGGACGTGCCGCTGTTCGAGGACGGCAGGAACCAGCCGCCGACGCCCGCCGGGGAGGACTTCTTCGGGTGA
- a CDS encoding aminotransferase class V-fold PLP-dependent enzyme: MAAEAAYLERESALGAYAAEVEAGSGLHATRARLVSLMGPGLDADDLSFHHSASAAFASLLMAWRLPAGARIGVVPSEYGSNMLVLAARALRTAVSLVDLPVDETGVIDVETLDRAGVACADAPGRIGLADLDLVVFPQVPSQRGIVQPAAAIGARCAAEGVPLVLDVAQSLGQVEVRQTAASAYIGTSRKWLCGPRGAGFLAVRKGSVDLLDIAVPSLHSARFDRNDRPVPLPGLARLGIGEAATVSRIGLGQAVTELTDSGPSLVFARIARLAGQGRRLLDGAGGWRVREDPDSPCGIITMQPPPGTDPVAVRDRLYREDRVLTSAIPVERSRDLTGPVLRASAHVYTDPAEFERLAMGLERIAYDR; the protein is encoded by the coding sequence ATCGCGGCCGAGGCCGCGTACCTGGAGCGCGAGAGCGCACTCGGCGCGTACGCCGCCGAGGTGGAGGCAGGCAGCGGGCTCCACGCCACGCGGGCCAGGCTCGTCAGCCTGATGGGCCCGGGACTCGACGCTGATGACCTGAGCTTCCACCATTCGGCGAGCGCGGCTTTCGCCAGCTTGCTGATGGCCTGGCGGCTCCCCGCCGGGGCGAGGATCGGCGTGGTACCAAGCGAGTACGGGTCCAACATGCTCGTACTCGCCGCCCGGGCGCTGCGCACCGCGGTCTCGCTGGTCGATCTTCCCGTCGACGAGACCGGGGTCATCGACGTCGAGACGCTCGACCGGGCCGGAGTAGCCTGCGCCGACGCACCCGGGCGCATCGGTCTCGCCGACCTCGACCTCGTGGTGTTTCCGCAGGTGCCAAGCCAACGGGGCATCGTTCAGCCGGCAGCCGCGATCGGTGCGCGCTGCGCGGCCGAAGGCGTCCCCCTGGTACTCGACGTGGCGCAGTCCCTCGGCCAGGTCGAGGTGCGCCAGACCGCGGCCAGCGCCTATATCGGAACGTCGAGAAAATGGCTCTGCGGGCCACGAGGAGCAGGATTTCTCGCCGTCCGGAAAGGCAGCGTCGATCTTCTTGATATCGCCGTGCCGAGCCTGCACAGCGCACGCTTCGACCGCAACGACCGTCCGGTTCCTCTCCCCGGACTGGCCCGGCTCGGGATAGGCGAGGCGGCGACCGTGTCCCGCATCGGCCTGGGGCAGGCCGTCACGGAATTGACGGATTCCGGCCCGTCACTTGTCTTCGCCCGCATCGCGCGGCTGGCCGGTCAGGGAAGACGCCTTCTCGACGGGGCCGGCGGCTGGCGGGTGCGCGAGGACCCAGATTCACCGTGCGGCATCATCACCATGCAACCGCCCCCCGGCACCGATCCGGTGGCCGTCCGGGACCGGCTCTACCGAGAGGACCGGGTGCTCACCAGTGCCATCCCCGTGGAGCGCTCCCGGGATCTCACCGGGCCGGTCCTCCGCGCGAGCGCGCACGTCTATACCGATCCGGCGGAGTTCGAAAGGCTGGCCATGGGGCTCGAACGCATCGCCTACGATCGTTGA